One Telluria mixta DNA window includes the following coding sequences:
- a CDS encoding helix-turn-helix transcriptional regulator, which yields MDTDLHLRTYGADIVADRHVFAQLVLPVSGAVLLDIEGRQQRLDPLRAACVAPNAWHAQCGIGANRSLILDVEPDAMSHPAWDRMLDRPFMTLGPGARKLVEFMGMMRTQAFDRGLLRGWMPLLLDTIALDAPRPASRLAALMARVEAEPGLAWTTDSMARCAGLSVSRLHALFRAELDTSPHAWLRDVRLARAQAWLADTSRSIADIALAAGFSDQSALTRALRDVTGMTPGAYRRAQRND from the coding sequence ATGGATACCGACCTCCACCTGCGCACCTACGGCGCCGACATCGTCGCCGACCGCCACGTATTCGCCCAGCTGGTGCTGCCCGTGAGCGGCGCCGTGCTGCTCGACATCGAAGGCCGCCAGCAACGGCTCGACCCGCTGCGCGCCGCCTGCGTCGCGCCGAACGCCTGGCACGCCCAGTGCGGCATCGGGGCCAACCGGTCGCTGATCCTGGACGTCGAACCGGACGCCATGTCGCACCCGGCCTGGGACCGCATGCTGGACCGCCCGTTCATGACGCTCGGCCCGGGCGCGCGCAAGCTGGTCGAATTCATGGGCATGATGCGCACACAGGCGTTCGACCGAGGCCTGCTGCGGGGCTGGATGCCGCTGCTGCTCGACACCATCGCGCTGGACGCACCCCGCCCCGCTTCCCGCCTCGCCGCGCTCATGGCCCGGGTCGAAGCGGAGCCCGGCCTCGCCTGGACGACGGACTCGATGGCGCGCTGCGCGGGCCTGTCCGTCAGCCGTCTGCATGCCCTGTTCCGCGCCGAGCTGGACACGAGCCCGCACGCGTGGCTGCGCGACGTGCGCCTGGCGCGCGCGCAAGCGTGGCTGGCCGACACGTCGCGCTCCATCGCCGACATCGCGCTGGCGGCCGGGTTTTCGGACCAGAGCGCGTTGACGCGGGCGCTCAGGGATGTGACGGGGATGACGCCTGGGGCGTATCGGCGGGCTCAGCGCAATGACTGA
- a CDS encoding YXWGXW repeat-containing protein has product MKKLLIAALVAGSFGSVALPAAADVVIRTAPPPPRDERIPAARHGYVWAPGHWEYRHGRYVWTKGKWLRERHGYAYRAPTWVERDGHWVMERGAWRRGDRDGDGVPNRLDDHPNNPRRD; this is encoded by the coding sequence ATGAAAAAACTGCTCATTGCTGCCCTGGTCGCGGGTTCGTTCGGCAGCGTCGCGCTGCCGGCCGCCGCCGACGTCGTCATCCGCACCGCCCCGCCGCCGCCGCGCGACGAACGCATCCCCGCTGCACGCCACGGCTACGTGTGGGCGCCGGGCCACTGGGAATATCGCCACGGCCGCTATGTCTGGACGAAAGGCAAATGGCTGCGCGAGCGCCACGGCTACGCCTACCGCGCTCCGACGTGGGTCGAGCGCGACGGCCACTGGGTGATGGAACGGGGCGCCTGGCGCCGCGGCGACCGTGACGGCGACGGCGTGCCGAACCGGCTCGACGACCATCCGAACAATCCGCGCCGCGACTGA
- a CDS encoding ATP-binding protein, translating into MPRIFGRMKSGLFWRTFFLLSMLTGLSMASWIGMLNVFQRGPQVEQTAELLVSVVTITKAALTHSAPDLRRELLFELVSNEGIRIYDVKPTDTVEPPPPNSLMPEVAAIVRDKLGPDTRFSRMVNEIPGFWVSFDIDGDKYWLMLERDKLPGLTRVQWLGWATVVGVLSLLGAALISSLVNLPLARLTAAARSIAQGKRPTPLPEKGSREIIEANRSFNQMVDDLQQLEKDRAIILAGISHDLRTPLARMQLEVEMAPLSDEARTGMQSDIAQMDAIIGQFLDFARPTESATFVPVNLSELLEDCAHAAARLPDVRTTTDIDADIHVMGNSTDLRRVINNVIENARRYGKTPGEDVTEIDMALHVKMTGHGRRAVVEINDHGTGVPDDQIEQLLRPFTRLDSARGQANGAGLGLAIVERVITRHNAELTVRNRDGGGLVLQFALPLAT; encoded by the coding sequence ATGCCGCGTATTTTCGGCAGGATGAAGAGTGGCCTGTTCTGGCGCACCTTCTTCCTGCTGTCCATGCTCACCGGGCTGTCGATGGCTTCGTGGATCGGCATGCTCAACGTCTTCCAGCGCGGCCCGCAGGTCGAGCAGACGGCCGAGCTGCTCGTCTCCGTCGTCACCATCACGAAGGCCGCGCTGACGCACTCCGCACCCGACCTGCGCCGCGAGCTCCTCTTCGAGCTGGTGTCGAACGAAGGCATCCGCATCTACGACGTGAAGCCGACGGACACGGTCGAACCGCCGCCGCCGAATTCGCTGATGCCGGAAGTGGCAGCCATCGTGCGCGACAAGCTCGGGCCGGACACGCGCTTTTCGCGCATGGTCAACGAGATCCCCGGCTTCTGGGTCAGCTTCGACATCGACGGCGACAAGTACTGGCTCATGCTGGAGCGCGACAAGCTGCCCGGCCTCACGCGCGTGCAGTGGCTCGGCTGGGCCACGGTCGTCGGCGTGCTGTCGCTGCTGGGCGCCGCGCTGATCTCGAGCCTCGTGAACCTGCCGCTCGCACGCCTGACAGCGGCCGCGCGCTCGATCGCCCAGGGCAAGCGCCCCACCCCGCTGCCGGAAAAAGGATCGCGCGAGATCATCGAGGCGAACCGCAGCTTCAACCAGATGGTCGACGACCTGCAGCAGCTCGAGAAGGACCGCGCCATCATCCTGGCCGGCATCTCGCACGACCTGCGCACGCCGCTCGCGCGCATGCAGCTGGAAGTGGAGATGGCGCCGCTGTCGGACGAGGCCCGCACGGGCATGCAGTCCGACATCGCCCAGATGGACGCCATCATCGGCCAGTTCCTCGACTTCGCACGCCCGACCGAAAGCGCGACATTCGTGCCGGTCAACCTCTCGGAACTGCTGGAAGACTGCGCGCACGCGGCCGCCCGCCTGCCGGACGTGCGCACGACGACCGACATTGACGCGGACATCCACGTGATGGGCAACTCGACGGACCTGCGCCGCGTGATCAACAACGTGATCGAGAACGCGCGCCGCTACGGCAAGACGCCGGGCGAAGACGTCACCGAGATCGACATGGCCCTGCACGTGAAGATGACGGGCCATGGCCGCCGCGCCGTCGTCGAGATCAACGACCATGGCACCGGCGTCCCGGACGACCAGATCGAGCAGCTGCTGCGGCCGTTCACCCGCCTGGACAGCGCCCGCGGCCAGGCCAACGGCGCGGGCCTGGGTCTCGCCATCGTCGAGCGCGTGATCACCCGCCATAACGCCGAGCTCACCGTACGCAACCGCGACGGCGGCGGGCTCGTGCTGCAGTTTGCGTTGCCGCTGGCCACCTGA
- the ompR gene encoding osmolarity response regulator transcription factor OmpR has protein sequence MNATSSNAGTPGANSGHSARIMVVDDDVRLRDLLRRYLTEQGFQVVTAESAPAMNKLWLRERYDLLVLDLMLPGEDGLSICRRLRGAGDQTPIIMLTAKGEDVDRIVGLEMGADDYLPKPFNPRELVARINAVLRRKGPDEIPGAPSETPQTFEFGDFVLDLGTRTLKKNGETVPLTTGEFSVLKVFARHARQPLSREKLMELARGREYEVFDRSLDVQISRLRKLIEPDPSSPLYIQTVWGLGYVFIPEGQPR, from the coding sequence ATGAATGCAACGAGCTCGAATGCCGGCACACCCGGCGCGAATAGCGGCCACTCCGCCCGGATCATGGTCGTCGACGACGACGTGCGCCTGCGCGACCTGCTGCGCCGCTACCTGACCGAACAGGGCTTCCAGGTCGTGACGGCCGAAAGCGCGCCCGCGATGAACAAGCTGTGGCTGCGCGAGCGCTACGACCTGCTGGTGCTGGACCTGATGCTGCCTGGCGAAGACGGCCTGTCGATTTGCCGCCGCCTGCGCGGTGCGGGCGACCAGACCCCGATCATCATGCTGACCGCGAAAGGCGAGGACGTCGACCGCATCGTCGGCCTCGAGATGGGCGCGGACGACTACCTGCCGAAGCCGTTCAACCCGCGCGAGCTGGTGGCCCGCATCAATGCCGTCCTGCGCCGCAAGGGGCCGGACGAGATCCCGGGCGCACCGAGCGAGACGCCGCAGACGTTCGAATTCGGCGACTTCGTGCTGGACCTCGGCACGCGCACGCTGAAGAAAAACGGCGAGACCGTGCCGCTGACCACGGGCGAATTCTCGGTGCTCAAAGTGTTCGCGCGCCATGCGCGCCAGCCGCTGTCGCGCGAAAAGCTGATGGAACTGGCGCGCGGCCGCGAGTACGAAGTGTTCGACCGCTCGCTGGACGTGCAGATCTCGCGCCTGCGCAAGCTGATCGAGCCCGATCCTTCGAGCCCGCTGTACATCCAGACCGTGTGGGGCCTGGGCTACGTATTCATCCCTGAAGGCCAGCCGCGCTAG
- a CDS encoding FapA family protein, which produces MTTDLPAAATRFAATGPEHCIAKRDDGVYADPSVLGTTLVAAIDNVYRAGNYFTGIDYPVLMKALFGHGPDLPRGPDGTTVVRFAADIQAFDPARRALYRAVKIGRGYAEYYFEPVWLPNPVDPDAEGFQTRLDPDEFIADAWIKGIRFGLDLPAIRAAIDASKADRITVARQLEARPGEDAHIVEVSDDLHRSDAPLELGNGRLDLNSFQNRFPQIQAGVRLLKKVPATAGTMGFEMSGTPLPPEPGRDLDLPAYAGAGTKVERAPDGEFLVSSAAGFLMVDPKTSRISVEDKVVSRDGVSAKTTGNLSLTGDYEEFGEVQEKRVIEADSITVHGDVFGSLVSRGGTVNVRANLVGGSARNARGDIHVRGVASASMLSAEDGRIVIERAENCVIAGTRVEVNHAVNCEIVGDEVVVNVAEGCALAGRRVTVECTVPRKQSEMLVAVLCAEGQQIDEVIAAVTQRVAQFATLAAQLKAALDAMTAKPDVRRYLMLAARVRKGEVNLTPEQARQFQKMAQDVAPALKAIGDVSTKIKAAEAEQQKGGAMLANLETQRGDAASISSVAIASVQGETQVRILGYSPAGGPPYRWPPREIRTRLRGPQAGELLFMGDAGSVAWSSDTVPSA; this is translated from the coding sequence TTGACCACAGACCTTCCTGCCGCGGCGACTCGATTCGCCGCGACCGGTCCAGAGCATTGCATCGCCAAACGCGACGACGGCGTGTATGCCGATCCTTCCGTGCTCGGCACCACGCTGGTTGCTGCCATCGACAACGTCTACCGTGCCGGGAATTACTTCACCGGCATCGATTATCCCGTGCTGATGAAGGCCCTGTTCGGCCACGGCCCCGACCTGCCGCGCGGGCCGGACGGCACCACGGTCGTGCGCTTCGCGGCCGACATCCAGGCCTTCGATCCGGCGCGCCGCGCGCTGTACCGCGCCGTCAAGATCGGGCGCGGGTATGCGGAATACTACTTCGAGCCCGTCTGGCTGCCCAATCCCGTCGACCCCGACGCCGAGGGCTTCCAGACCCGTCTCGACCCCGACGAATTCATCGCCGACGCGTGGATCAAGGGCATCCGCTTCGGCCTCGACCTGCCTGCCATCCGCGCCGCGATCGACGCCAGCAAGGCCGACCGCATCACGGTCGCGCGCCAGCTCGAGGCAAGGCCGGGCGAAGATGCGCACATCGTCGAAGTCTCGGACGACCTCCACCGCAGCGATGCGCCGCTCGAACTGGGCAACGGCCGCCTCGACCTGAACAGCTTCCAGAACCGCTTCCCGCAGATCCAGGCCGGCGTGCGCCTCCTGAAAAAGGTCCCGGCCACGGCCGGCACGATGGGCTTCGAGATGTCCGGCACGCCGCTGCCGCCCGAACCGGGACGCGACCTCGACCTGCCGGCATATGCGGGCGCCGGCACGAAGGTCGAGCGCGCACCGGATGGCGAGTTCCTCGTGTCCAGCGCGGCCGGGTTCCTGATGGTCGATCCGAAGACGAGCCGGATCTCGGTCGAGGACAAGGTCGTCAGCCGCGACGGCGTCAGCGCCAAGACGACGGGCAACCTGAGCCTGACGGGCGACTACGAGGAGTTCGGCGAAGTCCAGGAAAAGCGCGTGATCGAGGCCGACAGCATCACCGTGCACGGCGACGTGTTCGGCAGCCTCGTCTCGCGCGGCGGCACGGTCAATGTGCGCGCGAACCTCGTGGGCGGCAGCGCCCGCAATGCGCGCGGCGACATCCACGTGCGCGGCGTTGCGTCAGCCTCGATGCTGTCCGCGGAAGACGGCAGGATCGTCATCGAGCGCGCGGAGAACTGCGTCATCGCGGGCACGCGGGTCGAGGTCAATCATGCCGTGAACTGCGAGATCGTCGGCGACGAAGTCGTCGTGAACGTGGCCGAGGGCTGCGCGCTCGCGGGCCGGCGCGTGACGGTGGAATGCACGGTGCCGCGCAAGCAGAGCGAGATGCTCGTGGCCGTGCTGTGCGCGGAAGGCCAGCAGATCGACGAGGTGATCGCGGCGGTGACGCAGCGCGTCGCGCAGTTCGCCACCCTGGCCGCGCAGCTGAAGGCCGCGCTGGATGCGATGACGGCCAAGCCGGACGTGCGCCGCTACCTGATGCTGGCGGCGCGCGTGCGCAAGGGCGAGGTCAATCTGACGCCCGAGCAGGCGCGCCAGTTCCAGAAGATGGCGCAGGACGTGGCGCCCGCGCTGAAGGCGATCGGCGACGTCTCCACGAAGATCAAGGCGGCCGAGGCGGAGCAGCAGAAGGGCGGGGCCATGCTCGCGAACCTGGAAACCCAGCGCGGCGACGCCGCCAGCATTTCCAGCGTGGCGATCGCCTCGGTGCAGGGCGAGACGCAGGTGCGCATCCTCGGCTACAGCCCCGCCGGCGGACCGCCGTATCGCTGGCCGCCGCGCGAGATCCGCACGCGCCTGCGCGGGCCGCAGGCGGGCGAGCTGCTGTTCATGGGCGACGCGGGCAGCGTCGCGTGGAGCAGCGATACCGTCCCGTCGGCGTAA
- a CDS encoding M2 family metallopeptidase, with protein sequence MRPILQRRPIGALVAAMCAGALFAAPAHSATKAANSKGKPTVAEAERFVAESEKKLDQLGLDAGRAEWVAENFITLDTETLTAQANEQYLTVSGDIALKARRYNGLKVSEASARKLMLMQQSLMLENADDRGAYARLAASMTGAYGKAKYCPPAAAGAAQPECMPLGQLEKVLATSHDPARLKEVWLGWHAQSPAYKQDYAKYVELSNKGARAMGYADTGALWRSRYDMAPDAFSAEMERLWQQVKPLYDSLHTYTRYKLRQAYGPDAVPADGPIPAHLLGNMWAQSWDNLYPILKPAGLEKGEDLTALLEERKTSAVEMTRYAEGFYTSLGMRKLPATFWERSLLTKPRDREVVCHASAWDLDGKDDVRVKMCITPTAEDFRVIHHELGHLYYDLAYSNQSPMFKNGANDGFHEAIGDTVALSITPAYLKKVGLMKTDPDPKQEIGPLLYTALQKIAFMPFAYKVDKWRWQVYGGQVKPADYDKAWWALTQQYQGVSRPAPIADGGFDAGAKFHVASDTPYARYFLAHVLQFQFHRALCKEAGDTGPLYRCSIYGNQKAGAKFQQMLEMGTSKPWPEALKAVTGSDKMDATAMLEYFAPLKTWLDEQNRQLAVEDAKLKR encoded by the coding sequence ATGCGTCCCATCCTCCAGCGCCGCCCGATCGGCGCGCTGGTCGCCGCAATGTGCGCCGGCGCGCTATTCGCCGCTCCGGCCCATTCCGCAACCAAGGCAGCCAACAGCAAGGGCAAGCCGACCGTGGCCGAAGCAGAGCGCTTCGTCGCCGAATCCGAAAAGAAGCTCGACCAGCTGGGCCTCGACGCCGGCCGCGCCGAGTGGGTGGCCGAGAACTTCATCACGCTCGACACCGAGACGCTGACCGCGCAGGCCAACGAACAATACCTGACCGTGAGCGGCGACATCGCGCTCAAGGCGCGCCGCTACAACGGCCTGAAGGTCTCGGAAGCGAGCGCCCGCAAGCTGATGCTGATGCAGCAGTCGCTGATGCTGGAAAACGCCGACGACCGCGGCGCGTATGCGCGCCTTGCGGCCAGCATGACCGGCGCTTACGGCAAGGCGAAATACTGTCCGCCGGCGGCGGCAGGCGCGGCCCAACCCGAGTGCATGCCGCTGGGCCAACTGGAAAAAGTGCTGGCCACGAGCCACGACCCCGCGCGCCTGAAGGAAGTCTGGCTCGGCTGGCACGCCCAGTCGCCGGCCTACAAGCAGGACTATGCGAAGTACGTCGAGCTGTCGAACAAGGGCGCCCGCGCGATGGGTTACGCCGATACGGGCGCGCTGTGGCGCTCGCGTTACGACATGGCGCCGGATGCCTTCTCGGCCGAGATGGAGCGCCTGTGGCAGCAGGTGAAGCCGCTGTACGACTCGCTGCACACGTACACGCGCTACAAGCTGCGCCAGGCCTACGGTCCGGACGCGGTGCCGGCCGACGGCCCGATCCCGGCCCACCTGCTGGGCAATATGTGGGCGCAGAGCTGGGACAACCTGTACCCGATCCTCAAGCCGGCCGGCTTGGAAAAAGGTGAAGACCTGACCGCGCTGCTGGAAGAGCGCAAGACGAGCGCCGTCGAGATGACGCGCTATGCCGAAGGCTTCTACACGTCGCTGGGCATGCGCAAGCTGCCGGCCACGTTCTGGGAACGCTCGCTGCTGACCAAGCCGCGCGACCGCGAAGTCGTGTGCCATGCGTCCGCCTGGGACCTGGACGGCAAGGACGACGTGCGCGTGAAAATGTGCATCACGCCGACGGCCGAGGACTTCCGCGTCATCCACCACGAGCTGGGCCACCTGTACTACGACCTCGCGTACAGCAACCAGTCGCCGATGTTCAAGAACGGCGCCAACGACGGCTTCCACGAAGCCATCGGCGACACGGTCGCGCTGTCGATCACGCCGGCCTACCTGAAGAAGGTCGGCCTGATGAAGACGGACCCGGATCCGAAGCAGGAGATCGGCCCGCTGCTGTACACGGCGCTGCAGAAGATCGCGTTCATGCCGTTCGCGTACAAGGTCGACAAGTGGCGCTGGCAGGTCTACGGCGGCCAGGTCAAGCCGGCCGACTACGACAAGGCCTGGTGGGCGCTGACGCAGCAGTACCAGGGCGTATCTCGTCCGGCACCGATCGCGGACGGCGGCTTCGATGCCGGCGCCAAGTTCCACGTCGCGAGCGACACGCCGTATGCGCGCTACTTCCTGGCCCACGTGCTGCAGTTCCAGTTCCACCGCGCGCTGTGCAAGGAAGCGGGCGACACGGGACCGCTGTACCGCTGCTCGATCTACGGCAACCAGAAGGCGGGCGCCAAGTTCCAGCAGATGCTGGAGATGGGCACGAGCAAGCCGTGGCCGGAAGCGCTGAAGGCCGTGACGGGGTCGGACAAGATGGATGCGACGGCGATGCTGGAATACTTCGCGCCGCTCAAGACCTGGCTGGATGAGCAGAACAGGCAGCTGGCCGTCGAAGACGCGAAGCTGAAACGCTGA